The genomic stretch ACCAATAGCTTTAAATAGTTACTAGTTTAAGAATAGAACTTACAAACTAGCTTTGAAGTActtaatatttaacttaaattataacttaagtttatttaatatcgAAGTAAAGAGCTCAAATTAATTAAgagcatgaaaagactgactgttaatgaagcgatAGAGGTATGTacgaatcgtagcaattggcggtctattgtctctgcctacccccatgagagacaAAGACAATAGGATGAAGAgcttaaagtaaaaaaatacctacaaattAGAACCGTAGGTATATAAAGAAACGTCACAGCATCATTTTGAACAATCCTAGAGGTTGGTTTAAAGTTAGTAGGTACCTCACTTAGGTACTACACGATCATCCACTGTTTTCTACGATTTACCACATATTACAACAACCCAAAAACATGTCCCAATCATACTGTACAAAAGACAAAATCACACAGTCATATCTCAAGGGTATTGTGTAAGTtgtgtagaaaataaattagatcAAAGTTTGAGTAAAGCTGAACAAGTTTTATATAAGGAACTTAAATCACTCACGAGACTAAGTACTCTTCCGTCTTTGACTGCAGACGTTGGTGAggaaagaataatataattttaataataagtaatacaaAGTTGAAATGACAAcaagagtgagaacgaaacaagGTGTGCTAGTTGGTGCAAGAAGAAAAACTCAAAATGGATTCGAATACGATGACTTTCTAAACATCCCATACGCTAAGCCTCCTGTTGGAGCGCTACGATTTAAGGTGAgagttttatatttacttatttatttattacttaccaactaagatacatacaatcttaaaaatatggggaaacaacagttagtgtttgctcttaaattaaaggtaggctcaACATTCATCTTATAACTAACGCTAGAATCTAATATGGTCTGTCACCGGACATCGGATTCGTGATATAACTGGCGAAACCTTGATGATTTAAATTGTATCATCAATAGcctgaccactgctgaccaaaggcctcccCTCACACAGAGAAGGATTTCggattaatcaccacgcttgctcataaTGGGTTGgcaatttaaaacttatatataattattagagTTTATAAGctcagatttcctcacgatgttttccttcaccgtttatgaatgatgacgatgatgatgatgtgatgtctaagtaatcttagaaagttcaaataacttggaaaaagtcacattgatacttgccgttgataggtttcaaTCCCGCACGTCCATGCAAGCacgagaagcaggcgtcttaaaccttcgagCCACCACGACAAGACCACTTTTTAATATGTTGAAGAAATATGTGACGTGatattatgttgtatgttaAGAAATatgttatacataaatattattttttttattccagaGTCCTCAACCACCAGAGCCGTGGCTGGGAGAACGAGATGCCACAGTTTACAACGAATCGAATCTCTGTATACAGTACgacatatttaaacaaaaaaatcgaGGCAGTGAGGATTGCCTTTACGTGAACGTCTCCACACCGAAGGTACCTGCAGCAGGACTACTAGCCTTACTTCCAGTAATGGTGTTCATTCATGGTGGAGGTTTTGTGTTCGGTAATGGACTTGCGAAATTTGAAAATGGACCAGATTACCTAATCGAGCAAAACGTTGTTGTCGTTACTATGAACTATAGACTCAACGCCTACGGATTCCTGTCTCTAGATATACCTGAAGCCTCAGGAAATATGGGACTCAAGGACCAAGTCATGGCATTGAAATGGGTTCAAGAAAATATCGAGCATTTTGGAGGTAACAAGAATGACGTCACAATTTTCGGCATCAGTGCTGGTGCGGCCTCCGTAGAATTTCTAATGATTTCTCCATTAGCTCGAGGTCTGTTTCATAAAGCTATCTTGCAATCTGGATCAGCTCTGAATCCCTGGGCATTAGACAGTCCAGAAAATATAAGGAATCACACTTTAAAACTGGCACAAGAGCTGCACTATCAAGGACCCTTAGATGACTACCAGGCTATACATAATCATTTGATGAATGTTCCTGCTGAGTACATAAAATTAGCAGCCAACAAAGCCACAAACCCTGCACAAGTAAAAGGAGTTTACTTTGGATTTGGACCAACGATTGAAAAAGATTTTGGAAACGGTGAAGCATTTTTGACAGAAAACCCATACGAATTATTGCAATCAGGAAGATTCGTTAAAGTGCCAGTAATGAGAGGATTCACTGATTCTGAGGGGTTCATTGAAGCTGGTACTAAGCCACAAGATGTTAAAGAAGTTACtacgtttaaaaattatattgatttttggaGGTATCCTTTAAATGCTAGCGATGCGGCCTACTACAATGAAAGATTACGACAAGTTTACGATAGTTATACAGGGGATGACATCGAAAGACCAGCTATCGACTTTTTTGGAGAATTTGACTTCGTTAGTGGTGTTATCGCTAGTTCGAAACTATTGGTGAAGCATGGTGTACCTCTCTACTTATACGAGTTTACGTACGACGGTAGCCTCAACTTGCTTAAAGCTTTGAATGGAGTAAATAAGACCGGTGCAGCACATGGCGATGATACAGCTTACACGATACAGATCGAGCCTGTCCCGATGTTGACACAGGATGATGTTATTGTTCGAGACAGAATCTCCAAGTTGTGGACTAACTTTGCTAAAACTGCGTAAGTTCCTAttcatatacttacttacttacttacttaattaacataacataacataacatttaatgAATAGGTTATTACATAATGTGAAGTAGTTTAATATCACAttaactgataaataaataaataatttataacagcTTGCCTATTGATCTGTATTGGGCCCTGAAGATATAGTTAGAGTTGCATGGTCCTTTGGGCCCATTTCACCATTCttatgttacaatattttttcactattttaattaagaatgcCTTCTACATAATGTATTAACTTCACGCATCGGGTAGAATTCCAGAAACTACGCTATTATTtgaaatttgtatttttctaGAAATCCAACTCCGAACACAAGTCCCTTGCTGCCGCTACTGTGGCCGCCGTACAGCAGCAGCGAACAATTCTACATGGTCATCGACAAGGATATGTCCATCAGAGCCAAATATGCTGACGACAGGATGCAGATCTTTGAAGAGATCTTGAACAAATACCATCGATAGACGAATAAAACTGGGATAAAATTGCAATGTAATTGACTCCAAGTTTGCTATTACTCGCAATAAAATTTCGTGTATTGAAAGGAAGAATCGTGAATATCCACCTTttaatctataattattatctttaagtaaatatataacTTAGTTAAGCACCATACAACTCACACACGTATAAGAAAATCTAACTCACAATTTCAGTTTCTTAACTGTTCTGTGATACAAAGTAGTACTGCTACGTACGGTAGGTACAACTATTTGGTCAACGAGCTTGTCTTATTTTAAAGAGTCAATCGATCTTTAAGATAAATGATACATaggtgtaaaaatattatttcatgatCTTTCCTTGTATTTAGGAATTAAGTCTAAATTATCAAGTGTTTGTTCAATTTGTaataagtaaattttaataaactacAAGTCATTGTCGGAAGTATGGGGCAATATCACACAAAAACCTATTTGctttatgtgttttttattaagaaatctAAGTACCTACGGATTTTACCAATATGTAATCCGTTGGctattgtatgtgtgtatagAAAAACTTGGTCCATTATGTGTTACTCTGTGCCGACATAAGTTAGTTACATCATAACAATACCATTACAGCTGTGTTCTACTCATCTTTTTGTTACTTCACCGTTTCTCAAAGTTCTCATGAGAAGCGAGATTTATGTAGTTTTTCCTTGTACTTATAAGTTAgacaaaatcatttttttattaaacaaaattatgtataaataaaactgtgtTTATAATATGATGACGATCGAATCTGATGATGCTTTAACTtactttatttaacttttttatatttttacataaataaatcaaattgattttatttctttgtttcattctttaattagatttaatagatatcattttactaattaaaacaCTAATGTTGTAAGTAGTAGCAATAGTACTTTACTTGACGTTTCTTACCTTACTCTGTGATGTCTATCAAAGCAAACTTTGAGAATTTCTGACCATGTTACACATAATATAAAGTCCAAATTCAAGCAGAGGCACATCACTTCGTCCAtggacttataaataaatagtgtgGCACAACAAAAACCCATGACGACCAAAGTAAAAACCAAACTAGGCGTCCTTGTGGGGGCAAAAAGAAAAACTCAAAACGGCTTCGAATATGATGACTTCCTCAATATACCTTACGCCAAACCTCCTGTTGGATACCTACGATTTAAGgtaaaaatagttaaaattataaattataattatatgtacataaataatattaacttgaCATTaactaatttgtatattttattcaaaagctATTTGGTAAGCTTATCTTTTTGCATCTGACTACTCTAGTGGAACGGTTATAGTCTATGAAGAAAGataacattacgctacgatatTCAGGAAATTAACTTGGCCTAGCAATAGAGGTATTTTCTATGTTGTggttgtatttacaaacatacaaattaacctacacatcacacctagaccTGCAACAACAATTTACCGATCATACAAACAGTTTTTCCTTGCGGATATCAATCCAGCGCCATGTTGTACAGCagccagtacccttagtacgagtttcggcgctctgattggccggtgcaaatgaaccaaccaatcagagcactgagCAATGAgcttcgatttcgttaaacgtaaaagaaactcCTACTAAGGGAACAGATCATGCGATTTGAAACCAGGAAGGTATCTAagttacatagtataaaacagtTTTAGCGAATAATGTATCTCtttattattaatgattttaaattaatttcagagTCCTCAGCCACCAGATCCATGGCAAGGTGAAAGAAACAGCACGGTATACAATGAGTCCAACCTTTGCATACAGTATGATCTGTTTAAGAGAATACCTCGCGGCAGTGAGGACTGCCTTTACATAAATGTCTCCACACCGAAGGTCCCTACAGCAGGCCTGTTAATGCATCTCCTACCAGTCATGGTCTTCATCCACGGTGGAGGATTCTTCTTTGGAAACGGTCTGGCAAAATTCGAGAATGGTCCCGACTACCTGATAGAACATAATGTCGTTGTAGTCACTATGAATTACAGACTCAGTGCGTTAGGATTCCTTGCCTTAGACATACCTGAAGCTTCTGGTAACATGGGACTGAAAGACCAAGCGCTAGCATTGAAATGGGTTCAAGAGAACATAGCAGACTTTGGAGGAAACAAggatgacgtcacaattttCGGTATTGGCGCTGGAGCGGCTTCCGTAGAGTATCACGTTATATCTCCTTTAAGTACGGGTCTGTTCCATAAAGCTATAATGCAATCAGGATCAGTTCTGAACCCGTGGGCTATagaaacatcaaataaaatcaaagatCTTGCTTATAAATTGGCACAAAATTTAAACTATCAAGGGGCACATAACGATTATCACGCAATTTATGAACATCTGATGAGTACACCTGCTGAGCAAATAGTTGCAGCAACCTATCAAATCCAAGAACTTCTAACAGCAAAAGGACTGTACTACGGGTTTGTTCCAACAATAGAACAAGACTTTGGATACGGAGAagcatttttgacagaaatacCGTACGACTTATTGAGTTCTGGACGATTTAACAAAGTACCAGTTATGAGAGGCTTTACTGATTCAGAAGGATTCATTATCAGTGGTCTAAAACCTCaagatataaaagaaataactaTGCTTCAGAATTATGTTGATTATTGGAGATTTCCTTTTAATGCTACTGCTGATGCATACTACTATAATGAAAGACTACGAAATGTCTACAACAGTTATAATGGAAATGACACGGAGAGACCTGCTATAGATTTCTTTGGTGACTTTgaatttgtcagtggtatcatAATCAGCTCGAAGTTAATGGTGAAGAACGCAGTGCCAGTATATTTATATGAGTTCTCGTATGATGGTACATTGAATCTTATAAAGGCAGCGAGCCGTGTCACCAAGAAAGGGGCGGGTCACGCAGACGACACCGCGTACACAATACTCATAGAACCGCGAAGGAATCTCACAGAGAGTGATGTTACGGTTCGAGATAGAATTTCGACTATGTGGACTAATTTTGCTAAATTCTCGTAAGTATAACAACAATAAGTAAacctttattcaataaaaatcacagtttactcacgtaaattaatggagaaaagctctactagttttgagtcacagatgGACTTTTTATCATGAGCAGAGGACGCGGCGACGCtgattaatttacttgagtaaaccgtgatttttagttaacttactcgcgcactcagaatcatttaatggttacttaacccagtccttagcaattgttttccatacaaaatcattactaaagaatagcttaagtaagcattaaataactctgagtgtggtagttagtatgtctcacgatagatattgtaaaaattaaCCTTTATTCGTCAAAATCATGGACAGATTGATCTAGACATGGTAGATtgcatagaaaaaaaatacctgGGAACTTACTTCCACATTTTACTGTGAAGTTTACGTTTATTGTATCGTAGGTCGAGTGGGTGTAAAGTACAATTGAGCGaaggatctcgggttcgattcccttgtCGAGCAAAGTAGGTATTACGAGACTTTATCCATTTCAATACCTATACTATGTTTACTCTACCTACCTTGTCAAGTATAAAAATGCgatataatgttataaaattaaattaattatctttttattccAGGAATCCTACGCCGAACATTAGTAATTTAATACCCATCTACTGGCCGCCCTACAGCACCGGTGAACAATTCCTAATGGTGATCAACAAGGATCTCTCTACGTGTTCCAAGTACGCTGAAGAACGAATACAGATCTTCGAAGATATTATGAAGAAATATCATAGATAGTTAGGCTCAGTAATGACTTtcgacttttttatttttgttttgttataggTACCTTCCAAAGTATATAAGcgatattgtattgtaaacataattaaggttgtaaataaatgaattcaGTTATTGACACAGGTTAAGATGAAATGTTGTCTATATCGCCAGATAATTtcattatacaattttacattctCAATAATTGCAAAAccgtaaatattgttatattctGCGTGAACAAGTTTATTAGTAGCGACACCTATTTTCAGAATGAGTATTCTTTTCAAATTCGTATTGCTACTCACTGCTAGATGGCGTTATAATATACACTTTCagtagattttttaattaatgaaattttgaacCATggcttctaaaaatatatttttattgaaatatattatgtataaataatacctaatgttTGTTATGGCAATTGACTTATCCTAGTTATTAAGAAAAGTAAAATCAATCGAAATTCAAAAATGATGCTGAAACCAGGCAACACCATAAACACATGGGTAAAATGAGATGAATGAACAATTGTCAAAATCGTACAATTGCCGGTCGGTACGGAGCTCGAATATTCTAGACAGACTTCTAGATTAAAAAATCGGCTCACAGTCAGTTTCTTCACTTGTTTCGAGGAAAACTTTGACAAAAGACAACATGTCCAACGTAGTGAAGCGCCTTATTCCCCTGCTCGACCGAGTTCTCATCAAAAGGGCTGAAGCAGTAACCAAAACTGCTGGAGGCATCGTAATCCCTGAGAAGGCTCAGGGCAAAGTCCTGCACGGAGAAGTTGTGGCCGTAGGACCTGGTTCGAGAAAAGACAACGGTGACTTCATTCCTGTACTAGTGAAAGTTGGCGACAAAGTTCTCCTTCCTGAATACGGAGGTACCAAAGTGTCACTAGAAAACGACGAGAAGGAGTACCACCTATTCCGAGAGAGCGACATCCTGGCGAAGATCGACAACTGAATTGTgctagttttagttttattgattCTGATTCTGTTTAGTTTAAATTAGTACATATTGTAGTGAATGAACATTTGTGATTGTGTAATACGCTGCTATGTTGTGAGATGGGGTTACTGATGTTAGCTATgcatttcttattataaatttgTTACAGAAAAATTGTGTTCTTCATTTATAAATCCCAGTTTTGTTCAAATATTTCATCATTCACACATAACCTAAAAATGTCACTATGCTGTGCTTGTTCTCTTTAACATAACCTATTTTCATATCTAAAACCATTTGACACAGTTATATACCAGGAACAATGTAGAAATTACCTCATACTGAATAACTGatatgtacctaattagaaTCTGATAAGCAATAGTTAACATCAAGTGATAACCTTGGAATCCAATTGGAATTCATTTTACTAAGTTCATTAACCTCTTGATTGAGTAAAATTACTTAACTGCActttttgtgtattattttatagaacaCAGGCTTCAATGAATTGAGTTTTTATTCATTTCAGTTTGATGGCCACGCCCAGCCAAAAATGTTTGTGATAACTTACATAACTTGGTTTTTTACTACTGGTGCCTCACTCAATGTCttgataagaaataaaataaatattattaggcagtacataattaaatatatttcaaacaaGTCACATCTTTTGTACAACCTGAATACATTCATTAAACTTAAATCACAGTAAATACAGTATCTTTAGAGATACGGCCggtttacatataaaaattattcatatacatattttctgtaaatagtattcatattcatttgATGTATAAATCCATGTGCAGCATGAGAACTTTGAGTgaaaacatacatttacataatcatggcaagctttaaaataaaataaaaaaattaagtacattgCTAAGCATACTAACATTGTTTCCTAATTGTTTTTGTGACTAAACTTTACTGagaatattaacatttaatacTGAGTTAATTTCAGTTATCAAAACTTATGAGCTAGGTACTTATGACTTATTTATATGCATCATAGCATGCTTACAACATATAAAGGTACATAATAATGGCATACATCATTAAAATGCATAGTCTATTGTAAAGATATGGCAGTGCGTCTCACTGCGGCAGACAATGCCGGGTTGGGGTCTGGTGGTTCAGTAAGCAGCTGTACCGTTGTCCAACAACCATCCTCATTGGACTGCCGCAGAGCCTCCATAGTAGCTTGAACCCTCTGACCATCCTCAAATGTTGCTGCAGCCTTCACAGGCTCTTTCACCCAATCCATTTGCTCTTTGACTGGTAGGAATGCTTCTTTCAAAGCACTTATCATTTTACAGAGTCCCTTTATGTATGGTTTAGGGACAACACTAGAGGCACAACTCAAATCCTCAACATCAACATATATGACCTCTTCCTTATCATGTGGCCTCTTTCCTTCCTCCTCTATGGACTTAGCATTAGGCTTGTGTAGTTTACCATGAAGGTCTCCACCCTTTACAACCAAGTATCCTTTCTTGCTACAAACATATATTTCTTGATTAAAGCAAGGTCCTGGCAAATGGTTGTTCAGTGTTGCTGTAACAAGCAAACCTTTGTCCATTTGTAATTGGAATGTACAGAAATCTGGTGCAGTAATCTTCCTTATACCATTCACTTTACTTGTTTCTTCTACAAAAGTCCTCAGAACTCCATGTACTTTGACAACCTTCTGGCCAGTCAAGAAGGACACTAGATCTATAACATGACTACCAACTAATGTAAGCGTTCCTCCTCCCATAGTGTCATCACAGAGCCAGTTGTATGTGTCACCGATCAGTGGACCCATCTGAACCCTAACATCTACTAAAGTCAGTTCATCCGGATTGCCCAAGTAGCCATCATTGATACACTTCTTCATATGACTGAAAGCTGGCAAGAACCGTAAGGAATGATTGACTATGGATATCAGTGTTGGGTAGTACTGAGCGGCACGCACCATTTTCAAGGCTTCTGCCTGACAGAGCCCAGCAGGTTTGTCACAAACAACATGTTTCCCAATACCTAACGCCTTCACTGATATCTGAGCATGTAAGTTAGGCGcacatacaataaatactaaACTGACATTCTTCTTCAGCAAAACATCATCGATTTTGTTCGTGAAAAATGGTATCTTCAGTTCTTTGGCAGCTATTTCTGCTTCTTGTAGAGTTACACCCCATATCGCTTCAACTGGAAATCCTTTTTCTCTTAAAAATGGCACCAAAACCTTCGCAATAGCTCCAGTTCCAAAAACCCCAATTCCcggtaacatttttattcaggCACACAGCACAGGCCGGTGGCTGTGTAGAAACTCGAACTAGCAAAGCTTCACTGTCTCTAATTTCCCACACAGCATAATAGCAGTCTCAAGAatgttgtttaataatataaacacaattACACAAAAACTTCAATAGAAATAGGACAAACTAAAGTTCGTATTCGTATTCAATGAAAATGAGAGCTAGTAATGTATACTCGTCAATATTATCGATATTCAAACCAGTGTCAGATATTTTTGCGAATACCGTTAATATTTCCGTTACAAAACATCATTATCTGTCACAAGTTACTACATATAATTTTGCTTtgatttatttcagtttaagacaaattttaacttaaattgtataacaaaatctattaaaatattggGAGCCTTCAATATTATCGATATCGACAACTGTTATAGTTTACTACCTTATCTGTCAAAAGTATTTTGCTATTGTTGATAGCTGTCAAAATTTGACGTTTTCACAGGTGTTGCATGTTactctttgatttatttttacatgtagTATTTCAAACTATTTGCGTAGTCGTCAAAACTATTTGAAATTCTCACATCCGTGCTtgataaataagatttatttttacaaggagacatattttacatattcCTGGTCAAAATATAGAAGGTTTGCCAATTACGTTTTGTTGCCTCAACATAATAACGTCACTGTTGCGTCGCATGTGTGTTGAGCACACTAACGGTGCCGCAGCATATATCTACAGtcttacattaaataaataattattcatctCCATTGGGTAGCATATCCCTAGCTAATTTACAAAAACTGAGTATGTTAACTGGGTATGCAACACAAAAAGTTTATGAAGTCACAAACCGCGAAGGTCAAAATCCATAGAAATTCGTCCCCTTAAATCCGGCAAGGCACTCGTCAAGCTAGGGGTGCGGGtgagcgctgcccatggacccCATCCATGGGCACCGCTGatgattaaacattaaaatcaagTGATCCAAAAAACTCGCAAAAAAAGTCATCTCCATTCAAGGAACATGTTCATGTTTAAAGttcttatcatcatcatcttaaTCATCATATTAGCCACAAAATTTGCATTGCTGAATATCGGCCAACCCGGCTTTTCTCAGCGTCGAGTGACTTCCAGATAGTTCGGTTGGAAGTGCCAATACGAATAActacatgtaggtacctacataattattatgataaatctTTGTaactcataaattatttatacctacatattcttTTAGAGATGTCCATCGCAATTAATTGTACGCGTGTAAGTGGAACAAAGAATAATATTAGTTGAGTAAACAGTAGCGCAGTAAGTCACTGTATGGCGCTTAAAACGAATCACTTTTCGTCGGAGCGGTTAAATTCAATGCTTTGATACCAGCCACCTGGATTGCTAGGGTTGCTACTGCGCGCGTAGAATAAGTCGGTGTTCAGAAATAACAATTACTCCCGAATCGTGAAAAAGAACTttgattatgttaataaattgaTATGTTTGTATATACTAAAGCTAAGTTAGTTTCGCTGAGTTTGCATTACACACGCAGTTTTCCTATGGGAACTACGCTATGTGACTATGGTAATTCGCATTTTTCTAACTTAGCTTAGCTCTTGGTCCGCAACTGCTTTAAGGGCCGTCTGACAGTAAACGGTCACCGAAACCAGCGCATATTGGTAACCGTGGAGAAACTTGCAGATACATGAGGCAGATATTGTAGatattggaaaatatttgtatgaaaaaatatgtattcgGAATTAAATACAGTTTCTAAGTTTTTATACTtaccaaacatttatttttattattattcatctaGTCATTTTATTATGAGTAGTTAGATTCTATGGTTCTGAGCGTTTTTCTTCGTGAGACGTGAGGGTTAGTAGCAACCCTAGTTGGATCCTATTTGCAGCAATCGTCTAACACCTCACAGTTGGAAGCCGACGCCGATCATCTCCACAATTAGGGCTGGCTGACGAGCTAATATTAAATACAACCctcaattttattgtacaaaacaaataatttgtcattaaCTAACACACCTTGTTAAGGTAGGTACTACCTAAATTAATAAGACAGCTTTTTATTCgtcttgaatttaattttatctttattttgaaACCGAATCCGAGACCTTTTGCTCAGCAGTCATAATTGCGGCTAGTAGACTAAGGAAGCagttaattttttatggtaatagccggtaaatgagcagaccagaggcgttgccggtcttttgggggctaggaatttaagggttgtttgggaattgCGATTAGGTatgggggaattgggcctccagtaacctcactcacacaacaaaacacaacgcaagcgttattttacaTCCGTTTCcttgtgaggtcgtggtatcactccggtcgagttggcccattcgtgacgaagcatggctcttccacacttaattCTCTCACTCATtctcaatttataaaaaaaaactttgcagAAACTAAGAGAACTTCTATTCTAAAGTGACGCAAGGGTTCACGCGGGGTGCGTAGCACGTGTGCCAGGgaattattcaaaaagtattgtatgTCGCGGAAGTGTGACCCGCGCGACTCTCTGTCAACTTTTTGTGAGACACTTCGACGGCGCTAATTGCTTCACACTTTCTTGGGATTGATTTCATAGACCATTTAGGAAGGAGATTTTTGTGAAATAAGA from Spodoptera frugiperda isolate SF20-4 chromosome 4, AGI-APGP_CSIRO_Sfru_2.0, whole genome shotgun sequence encodes the following:
- the LOC118272377 gene encoding juvenile hormone esterase-like; its protein translation is MTTRVRTKQGVLVGARRKTQNGFEYDDFLNIPYAKPPVGALRFKSPQPPEPWLGERDATVYNESNLCIQYDIFKQKNRGSEDCLYVNVSTPKVPAAGLLALLPVMVFIHGGGFVFGNGLAKFENGPDYLIEQNVVVVTMNYRLNAYGFLSLDIPEASGNMGLKDQVMALKWVQENIEHFGGNKNDVTIFGISAGAASVEFLMISPLARGLFHKAILQSGSALNPWALDSPENIRNHTLKLAQELHYQGPLDDYQAIHNHLMNVPAEYIKLAANKATNPAQVKGVYFGFGPTIEKDFGNGEAFLTENPYELLQSGRFVKVPVMRGFTDSEGFIEAGTKPQDVKEVTTFKNYIDFWRYPLNASDAAYYNERLRQVYDSYTGDDIERPAIDFFGEFDFVSGVIASSKLLVKHGVPLYLYEFTYDGSLNLLKALNGVNKTGAAHGDDTAYTIQIEPVPMLTQDDVIVRDRISKLWTNFAKTANPTPNTSPLLPLLWPPYSSSEQFYMVIDKDMSIRAKYADDRMQIFEEILNKYHR
- the LOC118272378 gene encoding juvenile hormone esterase, with translation MTTKVKTKLGVLVGAKRKTQNGFEYDDFLNIPYAKPPVGYLRFKSPQPPDPWQGERNSTVYNESNLCIQYDLFKRIPRGSEDCLYINVSTPKVPTAGLLMHLLPVMVFIHGGGFFFGNGLAKFENGPDYLIEHNVVVVTMNYRLSALGFLALDIPEASGNMGLKDQALALKWVQENIADFGGNKDDVTIFGIGAGAASVEYHVISPLSTGLFHKAIMQSGSVLNPWAIETSNKIKDLAYKLAQNLNYQGAHNDYHAIYEHLMSTPAEQIVAATYQIQELLTAKGLYYGFVPTIEQDFGYGEAFLTEIPYDLLSSGRFNKVPVMRGFTDSEGFIISGLKPQDIKEITMLQNYVDYWRFPFNATADAYYYNERLRNVYNSYNGNDTERPAIDFFGDFEFVSGIIISSKLMVKNAVPVYLYEFSYDGTLNLIKAASRVTKKGAGHADDTAYTILIEPRRNLTESDVTVRDRISTMWTNFAKFSNPTPNISNLIPIYWPPYSTGEQFLMVINKDLSTCSKYAEERIQIFEDIMKKYHR
- the LOC118272609 gene encoding 10 kDa heat shock protein, mitochondrial, translating into MSNVVKRLIPLLDRVLIKRAEAVTKTAGGIVIPEKAQGKVLHGEVVAVGPGSRKDNGDFIPVLVKVGDKVLLPEYGGTKVSLENDEKEYHLFRESDILAKIDN
- the LOC118272379 gene encoding glucose-fructose oxidoreductase domain-containing protein 1 yields the protein MLPGIGVFGTGAIAKVLVPFLREKGFPVEAIWGVTLQEAEIAAKELKIPFFTNKIDDVLLKKNVSLVFIVCAPNLHAQISVKALGIGKHVVCDKPAGLCQAEALKMVRAAQYYPTLISIVNHSLRFLPAFSHMKKCINDGYLGNPDELTLVDVRVQMGPLIGDTYNWLCDDTMGGGTLTLVGSHVIDLVSFLTGQKVVKVHGVLRTFVEETSKVNGIRKITAPDFCTFQLQMDKGLLVTATLNNHLPGPCFNQEIYVCSKKGYLVVKGGDLHGKLHKPNAKSIEEEGKRPHDKEEVIYVDVEDLSCASSVVPKPYIKGLCKMISALKEAFLPVKEQMDWVKEPVKAAATFEDGQRVQATMEALRQSNEDGCWTTVQLLTEPPDPNPALSAAVRRTAISLQ